From Microplitis mediator isolate UGA2020A chromosome 11, iyMicMedi2.1, whole genome shotgun sequence, one genomic window encodes:
- the LOC130677738 gene encoding uncharacterized protein LOC130677738, translated as MSRENSFRKLVSGLSLDGCKPSELYAEMCKHADNALDPAFIRTLWMDRMPKDMQMVLSLAEKVDSTLLLEIADKTMSMCENQRPPNAHIAAVSKNNSHSDCDEKFLTLTYEIRNLATKLDNFMNYQRKSRSPSPHPHNNQSRTPSADRSAKICFYHKKYGVLALHCVPNCSWKADQENATSHQ; from the coding sequence ATGTCGCGAGAGAATAGTTTTAGGAAATTGGTCTCTGGGCTATCTCTTGACGGTTGTAAACCTTCAGAGTTATACGCAGAGATGTGCAAACATGCAGACAACGCTCTCGATCCAGCATTCATTAGAACACTATGGATGGATAGGATGCCAAAAGACATGCAAATGGTCTTATCTCTCGCTGAGAAAGTAGACAGCACCTTATTGTTAGAGATAGCAGATAAAACGATGTCAATGTGCGAAAATCAACGACCACCAAACGCACACATTGCAGCtgtatctaaaaataattcacaCAGTGACTGCGATGAGAAATTCCTCACGCTGACCTACGAAATCAGGAACTTAGCGACAAAACTGGACAACTTCATGAACTATCAACGAAAATCACGTAGTCCATCTCCACACCCGCATAACAACCAATCACGCACACCCAGCGCGGATCGCTCAGCAAAAATATGCTTCTACCATAAAAAATACGGAGTATTAGCATTGCATTGCGTGCCTAACTGCTCATGGAAAGCGGACCAAGAAAATGCGACAAGCCATCAATAG